One Euphorbia lathyris chromosome 1, ddEupLath1.1, whole genome shotgun sequence DNA segment encodes these proteins:
- the LOC136210743 gene encoding protein unc-13 homolog isoform X1, translating to MEQAALIDRYRRDRRKLLEFLLSSGLIKELRTSSGSINSISNVNFDTLSADYILECVKSGGIIDVTEATDKYLDESAYPVTLMKRGSLARDSYFLVSDPDVAGSPPRRVPPPIRLNQTNNATPSFSKKDFLCVEDPVIFADNRSPRYKVATDTHTRPSGNPEIPILGLPGLNTGLSDDDLRESAYELLLASVLMSRVESNSENDRKTSSEDRKKEKSPKFLSGLKSKKDKMLSQSQSLRRQSSQSMGRQSSQSGRQSSQSAGRHSELIEIFRVQMQISEAMDASIRRNLMQLAARRVHGQVDHPHISLGQLNGIFRSDFHNEKSYMQWKNRQANILEEFLCFSVNAMIDKHLTVRSDIAKIRDEKWDTIMSPSERVAVLASIRQVAVNSSSLPGQFGIQGETNYWTSSYHMNIRLYQKLLFSVFDLLDEGQLIKEADEILSLIKLTWSTLGITKKVHDALYGWVLFQQFVETAEEALLEKAVLELQKVLCVEEADGKEEDYINTIICSRQCDGHEQKLNVVSAICLSIRIWCDSTLQDYHLHYDQKPSCFRTMMALLSVVGFCTSVDCGKIKLSKSPTSNDQISSKLKSCVRTSIEEAYRRVARKIDLESKVQGMHPLEVLAKELKLIAEREFNVFWPVLCQWCPQALMISTVLLHQFYGERLKPFLEGVSALSEEVRLVLPGAEMLDRYLTQLHSLAVEANGLIHPINQKLDHYLIGEVSKPLILDWVISQHAHILEWTGRASDIEDWEPLSFHQRQAASVVEVFRIVEETVDQFFGLNLPMDITHLQALLSIIFHSMDAYLLKMLNQLVEKRHLYPSASPLTRYTETTIPVIKKRLLAYSPLLDDNVNYKLKDLTIPKLCIRLNTLQYIQKQIGILEDGIRKSWAMVQSSHSQKLNEPLETSSLLTCNETIDALFSTTFSIIKETATGAINKICDFTGARVVFWDLRDKFLFHLYHGDVESSRLESFLPHVDSVLDLICGLIDDTLRDLLVLSIFRASVEAYVWVLLDGGPSRAFSDSDVSMMEDDFIMLKDFFIAEGEGLPRSVVDQEAKFAQQILGLFSLQTETVIKMLMNASEHISVGLDSHKHGHMQLENAHTLIRVLCHKKDREASKFLKRQYDLPMSSEYDDTPAKDSALRSPFISDILKRSYSTHWTNGGQSSFKSIKKKLQEATSEIRNVAR from the exons ATGGAGCAAGCAGCTCTTATCGACCGTTACCGTCGTGATCGCCGGAAGCTGTTAGAGTTTCTCTTGTCGTCTGGTTTGATCAAAGAGCTCCGAACTTCCTCTGGTTCCATCAATTCTATCTCGAATGTTAATTTCGACACACTCAGCGCCGATTATATCCTCGAGTGTGTAAAATCTG GTGGAATTATCGATGTTACTGAAGCTACTGATAAGTATTTGGACGAATCTGCTTATCCTGTTACGTTAATGAAG AGGGGTTCACTTGCAAGGGATTCCTATTTTCTGGTATCTGATCCAGATGTAGCTGGATCTCCTCCTAGGCGTGTGCCTCCTCCAATTAGGTTGAACCAAACCAACAATGCAACACCATCGTTTAGCAAGAAGGATTTCTTATGTGTTGAAGATCCCGTCATATTTGCTGATAACCGTAGTCCTAGATATAAAGTAGCAACAGATACACATACGAGGCCTTCAGGAAATCCAGAAATTCCTATTCTTGGTCTACCTGGCCTGAACACAG GATTATCTGATGATGACTTGCGGGAATCAGCCTATGAGTTATTGCTTGCATCTGTACTTATGTCTAG GGTTGAAAGCAATTCAGAAAATGATAGAAAGACATCATCTGAggatagaaagaaagaaaagtctCCCAAGTTTTTGTCTGGGTTGAAAAGTAAAAAAGACAAAATGCTTTCACAATCTCAGTCTTTAAGAAGACAGTCATCTCAGTCCATGGGAAGACAGTCATCTCAGTCCGGGAGACAGTCATCTCAGTCCGCGGGGAGACATTCAGAGCTCATAGAGATTTTTCGTGTTCAGATGCAG ATTTCAGAAGCAATGGATGCTTCCATTAGACGGAATTTGATGCAGTTGGCTGCTAGGAGAGTGCATGGACAAGTAGACCATCCCCATATCTCACTGGGGCAGTTGAATGGAATCTTCAGGTCTGATTTTCATAATGAAAAATCATACATGCAATGGAAGAATAGGCAG GCCAATATATTGGAAGAATTTCTTTGTTTTTCTGTTAATGCCATGATAGATAAACATCTAACTGTCAGAAGTGACATTGCAAAGATTAGAGATGAGAAG TGGGATACTATAATGTCGCCTTCTGAGCGTGTTGCAGTTCTAGCATCTATTAGACAAGTCGCTGTGAATTCATCATCTTTGCCTGGGCAATTTGGCATCCAAGGTGAAACCAATTATTGGACTTCTAGCTATCACATGAACATTAGACTTTATCAGAAATTACTATTTTCTGTATTTGACCTTCTTGACGAAGGCCAACTCATAAAG GAAGCTGATGAGATCTTGTCACTAATAAAATTGACGTGGTCTACTTTAGGCATCACTAAAAAAGTGCATGATGCATTGTATGGGTGGGTCCTTTTTCAACAG TTTGTGGAGACTGCTGAAGAGGCACTTTTAGAGAAGGCAGTTCTTGAGCTGCAGAAAGTTTTATGTGTTGAAGAAGCTGATGGGAAGGAGGAGGATTACATTAATACCATAATATGCTCAAGGCAATGTGATGGGCATGAACAAAAGTTAAATGTGGTGTCAGCTATCTGCCTCTCAATAAGGATTTGGTGTGATAGTACGCTACAAGATTACCATCTACACTATGATCAG AAACCTTCTTGTTTCAGAACAATGATGGCCCTGCTGTCAGTAGTTGGATTCTGCACTTCTGTTGATTGTGGTAAAATTAAG TTATCAAAATCACCCACTTCAAATGATCAGATTTCTAGCAAGCTTAAATCTTGTGTCAGGACTTCCATTGAGGAGGCATACAGGCGG GTTGCAAGGAAAATAGATCTTGAGTCTAAAGTACAAGGGATGCATCCATTGGAAGTGCTTGCAAAGGAACTAAAGTTGATTGCTGAAAGAGAGTTCAATGTCTTCTGGCCAGTGTTATGTCAATGGTGTCCTCAAGCCCTGATGATATCAACTGTGCTATTGCACCAATTTTATGGGGAAAGACTG AAGCCTTTCCTTGAAGGAGTATCAGCTCTTTCTGAAGAGGTTAGGTTAGTTCTTCCTGGTGCTGAGATGTTGGACCGTTACTTGACTCAGCTACATAGTCTCGCTGTAGAAGCAAATGGGTTAATTCACCCTATCAATCAAAAATTGGATCATTATCTG ATTGGAGAAGTTTCTAAACCCCTCATTCTTGATTGGGTTATATCTCAGCATGCTCATATCTTGGAATGGACTGGCCGTGCTTCTGATATTGAG GATtgggagcctttgtcctttcaTCAGCGTCAGGCGGCATCTGTAGTTGAAGTTTTTAGGATAGTGGAGGAG ACTGTGGATCAGTTCTTTGGATTGAATCTCCCTATGGATATTACTCATCTACAAGCTCTGTTATCTATAATTTTCCACAGCATGGATGCATATTTGTTGAAAATGCTCAACCAGTTAG TTGAGAAGCGTCATCTCTATCCATCTGCTTCCCCTTTAACTCGCTATACTGAGACTACAATTCCTGTAATTAAGAAGAGGCTGCTGGCTTACTCACCGTTATTGGATGACAATGTGAATTATAAGCTCAAAGATTTGACAATACCAAAACTTTGCATCAGGCTGAATACTCTTCAA TATATACAGAAACAAATTGGCATACTAGAAGATGGGATCAGGAAATCTTGGGCAATGGTCCAGTCATCTCATAGCCAAAAATTGA ATGAGCCCCTTGAAACAAGCAGTTTGTTAACATGTAATGAGACTATTGATGCACTATTCTCAACCACGTTTAGCATCATCAAGGAAACTGCAACAGGTGCAATCAACAAGATTTGTGACTTCACTG GCGCAAGAGTTGTCTTTTGGGATCTAAGAGACAAATTCTTGTTTCATTTATATCATGGTGATGTCGAAAGCTCTCGATTGGAAAGTTTTCTGCCTCATGTGGATTCT GTCCTCGATCTCATATGTGGACTGATTGATGACACCCTCAGAGACCTTCTGGTGCTAAGCATATTTCGAGCATCAGTG GAAGCCTATGTTTGGGTATTGTTGGATGGAGGTCCTTCCCGTGCATTTTCTGATTCAGATGTATCTATGATGGAAGATGACTTTATTATGTTGAAG GATTTCTTCATAGCTGAGGGAGAAGGACTGCCACGTTCAGTAGTTGATCAAGAAGCTAAGTTTGCTCAGCAGATACTTGGCTTATTTTCCCTTCAG ACTGAAACAGTTATTAAAATGTTGATGAACGCAAGTGAGCATATATCTGTGGGATTGGATTCACATAAACATGGTCACATGCAATTGGAAAATGCCCACACTCTAATACGAGTCCTTTGCCACAAGAAAGACAGGGAGGCTTCCAAGTTCTTAAAAAGGCAATATGACCTTCCAATGTCTTCAG AATATGATGACACTCCAGCTAAGGATTCAGCATTGAGATCACCTTTTATATCAGATATTCTTAAGCGAAGTTATTCAACTCATTGGACCAACGGAGGCCAAAGCAGTTTTAAATCTATTAAGAAGAAACTCCAAGAAGCAACATCTGAGATCAGGAATGTGGCTAGGTAA
- the LOC136210743 gene encoding protein unc-13 homolog isoform X2, whose amino-acid sequence MSRVESNSENDRKTSSEDRKKEKSPKFLSGLKSKKDKMLSQSQSLRRQSSQSMGRQSSQSGRQSSQSAGRHSELIEIFRVQMQISEAMDASIRRNLMQLAARRVHGQVDHPHISLGQLNGIFRSDFHNEKSYMQWKNRQANILEEFLCFSVNAMIDKHLTVRSDIAKIRDEKWDTIMSPSERVAVLASIRQVAVNSSSLPGQFGIQGETNYWTSSYHMNIRLYQKLLFSVFDLLDEGQLIKEADEILSLIKLTWSTLGITKKVHDALYGWVLFQQFVETAEEALLEKAVLELQKVLCVEEADGKEEDYINTIICSRQCDGHEQKLNVVSAICLSIRIWCDSTLQDYHLHYDQKPSCFRTMMALLSVVGFCTSVDCGKIKLSKSPTSNDQISSKLKSCVRTSIEEAYRRVARKIDLESKVQGMHPLEVLAKELKLIAEREFNVFWPVLCQWCPQALMISTVLLHQFYGERLKPFLEGVSALSEEVRLVLPGAEMLDRYLTQLHSLAVEANGLIHPINQKLDHYLIGEVSKPLILDWVISQHAHILEWTGRASDIEDWEPLSFHQRQAASVVEVFRIVEETVDQFFGLNLPMDITHLQALLSIIFHSMDAYLLKMLNQLVEKRHLYPSASPLTRYTETTIPVIKKRLLAYSPLLDDNVNYKLKDLTIPKLCIRLNTLQYIQKQIGILEDGIRKSWAMVQSSHSQKLNEPLETSSLLTCNETIDALFSTTFSIIKETATGAINKICDFTGARVVFWDLRDKFLFHLYHGDVESSRLESFLPHVDSVLDLICGLIDDTLRDLLVLSIFRASVEAYVWVLLDGGPSRAFSDSDVSMMEDDFIMLKDFFIAEGEGLPRSVVDQEAKFAQQILGLFSLQTETVIKMLMNASEHISVGLDSHKHGHMQLENAHTLIRVLCHKKDREASKFLKRQYDLPMSSEYDDTPAKDSALRSPFISDILKRSYSTHWTNGGQSSFKSIKKKLQEATSEIRNVAR is encoded by the exons ATGTCTAG GGTTGAAAGCAATTCAGAAAATGATAGAAAGACATCATCTGAggatagaaagaaagaaaagtctCCCAAGTTTTTGTCTGGGTTGAAAAGTAAAAAAGACAAAATGCTTTCACAATCTCAGTCTTTAAGAAGACAGTCATCTCAGTCCATGGGAAGACAGTCATCTCAGTCCGGGAGACAGTCATCTCAGTCCGCGGGGAGACATTCAGAGCTCATAGAGATTTTTCGTGTTCAGATGCAG ATTTCAGAAGCAATGGATGCTTCCATTAGACGGAATTTGATGCAGTTGGCTGCTAGGAGAGTGCATGGACAAGTAGACCATCCCCATATCTCACTGGGGCAGTTGAATGGAATCTTCAGGTCTGATTTTCATAATGAAAAATCATACATGCAATGGAAGAATAGGCAG GCCAATATATTGGAAGAATTTCTTTGTTTTTCTGTTAATGCCATGATAGATAAACATCTAACTGTCAGAAGTGACATTGCAAAGATTAGAGATGAGAAG TGGGATACTATAATGTCGCCTTCTGAGCGTGTTGCAGTTCTAGCATCTATTAGACAAGTCGCTGTGAATTCATCATCTTTGCCTGGGCAATTTGGCATCCAAGGTGAAACCAATTATTGGACTTCTAGCTATCACATGAACATTAGACTTTATCAGAAATTACTATTTTCTGTATTTGACCTTCTTGACGAAGGCCAACTCATAAAG GAAGCTGATGAGATCTTGTCACTAATAAAATTGACGTGGTCTACTTTAGGCATCACTAAAAAAGTGCATGATGCATTGTATGGGTGGGTCCTTTTTCAACAG TTTGTGGAGACTGCTGAAGAGGCACTTTTAGAGAAGGCAGTTCTTGAGCTGCAGAAAGTTTTATGTGTTGAAGAAGCTGATGGGAAGGAGGAGGATTACATTAATACCATAATATGCTCAAGGCAATGTGATGGGCATGAACAAAAGTTAAATGTGGTGTCAGCTATCTGCCTCTCAATAAGGATTTGGTGTGATAGTACGCTACAAGATTACCATCTACACTATGATCAG AAACCTTCTTGTTTCAGAACAATGATGGCCCTGCTGTCAGTAGTTGGATTCTGCACTTCTGTTGATTGTGGTAAAATTAAG TTATCAAAATCACCCACTTCAAATGATCAGATTTCTAGCAAGCTTAAATCTTGTGTCAGGACTTCCATTGAGGAGGCATACAGGCGG GTTGCAAGGAAAATAGATCTTGAGTCTAAAGTACAAGGGATGCATCCATTGGAAGTGCTTGCAAAGGAACTAAAGTTGATTGCTGAAAGAGAGTTCAATGTCTTCTGGCCAGTGTTATGTCAATGGTGTCCTCAAGCCCTGATGATATCAACTGTGCTATTGCACCAATTTTATGGGGAAAGACTG AAGCCTTTCCTTGAAGGAGTATCAGCTCTTTCTGAAGAGGTTAGGTTAGTTCTTCCTGGTGCTGAGATGTTGGACCGTTACTTGACTCAGCTACATAGTCTCGCTGTAGAAGCAAATGGGTTAATTCACCCTATCAATCAAAAATTGGATCATTATCTG ATTGGAGAAGTTTCTAAACCCCTCATTCTTGATTGGGTTATATCTCAGCATGCTCATATCTTGGAATGGACTGGCCGTGCTTCTGATATTGAG GATtgggagcctttgtcctttcaTCAGCGTCAGGCGGCATCTGTAGTTGAAGTTTTTAGGATAGTGGAGGAG ACTGTGGATCAGTTCTTTGGATTGAATCTCCCTATGGATATTACTCATCTACAAGCTCTGTTATCTATAATTTTCCACAGCATGGATGCATATTTGTTGAAAATGCTCAACCAGTTAG TTGAGAAGCGTCATCTCTATCCATCTGCTTCCCCTTTAACTCGCTATACTGAGACTACAATTCCTGTAATTAAGAAGAGGCTGCTGGCTTACTCACCGTTATTGGATGACAATGTGAATTATAAGCTCAAAGATTTGACAATACCAAAACTTTGCATCAGGCTGAATACTCTTCAA TATATACAGAAACAAATTGGCATACTAGAAGATGGGATCAGGAAATCTTGGGCAATGGTCCAGTCATCTCATAGCCAAAAATTGA ATGAGCCCCTTGAAACAAGCAGTTTGTTAACATGTAATGAGACTATTGATGCACTATTCTCAACCACGTTTAGCATCATCAAGGAAACTGCAACAGGTGCAATCAACAAGATTTGTGACTTCACTG GCGCAAGAGTTGTCTTTTGGGATCTAAGAGACAAATTCTTGTTTCATTTATATCATGGTGATGTCGAAAGCTCTCGATTGGAAAGTTTTCTGCCTCATGTGGATTCT GTCCTCGATCTCATATGTGGACTGATTGATGACACCCTCAGAGACCTTCTGGTGCTAAGCATATTTCGAGCATCAGTG GAAGCCTATGTTTGGGTATTGTTGGATGGAGGTCCTTCCCGTGCATTTTCTGATTCAGATGTATCTATGATGGAAGATGACTTTATTATGTTGAAG GATTTCTTCATAGCTGAGGGAGAAGGACTGCCACGTTCAGTAGTTGATCAAGAAGCTAAGTTTGCTCAGCAGATACTTGGCTTATTTTCCCTTCAG ACTGAAACAGTTATTAAAATGTTGATGAACGCAAGTGAGCATATATCTGTGGGATTGGATTCACATAAACATGGTCACATGCAATTGGAAAATGCCCACACTCTAATACGAGTCCTTTGCCACAAGAAAGACAGGGAGGCTTCCAAGTTCTTAAAAAGGCAATATGACCTTCCAATGTCTTCAG AATATGATGACACTCCAGCTAAGGATTCAGCATTGAGATCACCTTTTATATCAGATATTCTTAAGCGAAGTTATTCAACTCATTGGACCAACGGAGGCCAAAGCAGTTTTAAATCTATTAAGAAGAAACTCCAAGAAGCAACATCTGAGATCAGGAATGTGGCTAGGTAA